DNA sequence from the Desulfobacteraceae bacterium genome:
GTAGACCAGACCGGCCGCCCCCGACAGGAAGAAACAGGCCGCCACGAACCCCGACAGCAGGGGGCGGTCGGCGTCGGCCGGGGGCTTTCCCTTCGAGGTGGTCGCCAAGCGGGTGCCCCTGGAGGTCTTCGCACCCGGCCGGGGTTTGTCTCCCAAAGCGCTATTTGACAAGACCGGCGACCTCGTAGGGGTTGCTGCCGGCCTCGATCAGGCGCTGATAGCGGGATTCGTCCAAATCGAAGGTCGCCGCGGCGGAGACGAAGCGTTCCGGTTGGTTCAGGTGGTCCAGGGCGGCCAGCACGCTGGCGGCCTTGGGGGTCCCCTCCGACGACAGGGCCCGAATCCGGTCGAAATCGAAGCTCAGGGCGACGCCCCGGCCGTTTTTCTGCTTGTCGTTCCAGACTAGCAGGAGGCCGGCTGGGTTTGGCACGGAAACGGCCTTCAACTGCCCCTCCGAAAGGGGCTTGACGATCAGAGTCTTTTTCCCCGGCGTGCAGTCCAGGACCACCTGCAGGGCGTCCTCCTTGCACCACACCGGGCTGGCCAGCACGGTGTAGCGTTCCCCCGGGGCCAGGGGGTAGTGCTTCTGGATGTAGTGGGCGATCAGGTAGCCCGAGGTCAGGCCGGGGCAGATGTGGTTGTGCAGCTCGGCGCTTTTGAGAAAGTCGTAGGGGCCGTCCTTGGCCCAGACATTGGCGATGGCCGCCAGGGTGAAGAGATCCCGACCGGCCTGGTAGTCGCCGGTTCGCTCCCAGAAGGCCGGCTGTGAAATGGTCGCCGGCCCCAGGTTGAGATTCTGGGCCGACCAGCCCTGCTCCGCCGGGCTGATGATGACCGCCTCGCCGGAGGTCTTGTGAAAGAGCATGAAGCGCAGGGGGTGGGACTGGGGGCGCTGGAAAAAGAGCAGGTTGCCGCGGCCCACGCTGCAGCCGGTGAGGTCCTGGGCGGTTGCCAGATAGGGCAGGGCGTTTCGCCCGTCCACCCGGACGTAAGGGGCGTCGGTCATCAGCAGCAGCCGGGAATCGCCTTTTTTCAGGGAAAGGCTCTGCATGGCCGTGCTGACGGCGGTTTCCAAGGGGGCCGCGACGGCGGCGGCGCAGCAGAGGAAAACCAGGCCGAGGGTCAGGGCGAGGGTCGAACGGATCGGTTTTTTCATGGCGGAGGACTCCTTTACGCAATGATCGTCATGCCGGCGAAGGCTGGTATCGCTTTGCCAGCCTTGCCGGCTATTGGCGGGATCCCGGCCTCCGCCGGGATGGCGAACCAAAATCCTTCTTCATATTGTGGCATTATTTCTAACCGCGAGCCTAAAAGGTGATCTTCAGAGAGGCGCCGTAAAAGCGGTCCACGGCCGGATAGCCCGTGGTGTCGAAGTATTCCTCGTCGAAGAGGTTCCGCACGTAGAGGTTCAGCACCGACTTCTGGAGCAGCCACTTGTTTTCGAAAAGGACCTGCTCGATGCCGACATCCACGGTGTGGTAGTTGTCGATCTCCACCTGGCGGAAGTCGAAGACCTCCGGGGCGATCTCCTCGGAAATTTCGGTGACCTCGTCGTCCTGGTAGTAGTAGTCCAGCATCAGGGTGGTCTTTTCGAAAAGCTGGTAGCGCAGGCCGGCGCTCACGCGGTTCTTGGCGCGCTGGTCCAAATTCGTCTGCCCGG
Encoded proteins:
- a CDS encoding FmdE family protein, producing the protein MKKPIRSTLALTLGLVFLCCAAAVAAPLETAVSTAMQSLSLKKGDSRLLLMTDAPYVRVDGRNALPYLATAQDLTGCSVGRGNLLFFQRPQSHPLRFMLFHKTSGEAVIISPAEQGWSAQNLNLGPATISQPAFWERTGDYQAGRDLFTLAAIANVWAKDGPYDFLKSAELHNHICPGLTSGYLIAHYIQKHYPLAPGERYTVLASPVWCKEDALQVVLDCTPGKKTLIVKPLSEGQLKAVSVPNPAGLLLVWNDKQKNGRGVALSFDFDRIRALSSEGTPKAASVLAALDHLNQPERFVSAAATFDLDESRYQRLIEAGSNPYEVAGLVK